CCCGCGCCGAACAACTACAAATTGTAGAGCAATTCGTCAGCAAACGTTCAGATATCTCGACCTCGAGAATCTCGAACTCGAGCGTTGTAGCGCGGCAGAGCGGGCGCATCCACACCTCGTTCTCATGCTTGTTGCCTAGGCTGTCGACATGCTCGCCGACCTGCTCAACACCGTCATCGAAACGGTGCAGGGCATGAACCTGTGGCTCGTCGCTGGCATCGCATTTCTTGGCCTGCTGCTCGAGACGAGCCTCTTTGTCGGCTTCCTCGTGCCAGGCGATGCGACGTTGCTCGTCACCGCGACGAGCGTCACGAGCTTCGAGCGCTGGGGGCTCATCGTCATCGCAGCCGTGCTCGGCGCACTCGCCGGCGAATCGATCGGCTACGCGCTCGGCCGCTGGCTTGGGCCAACGCTGAAACGCTCGTGGCTCGGTCGGCGCATCGGCCTCGAGAATTGGGCGCAGGCCGAGACCCTGCTCGCGCAGCGCGGCGGGCTCGCGGTGTTTGTCTCGCGGTTCTTGCCGGTGCTCCACTCGCTCGTGCCCGTCACGGCCGGCATGGCACGGATGCGCTACCGCAAGTTCATGGCATGGACTCTGCCCGCCTGCCTGCTCTGGGCGGTCGCCTACGTCTCGGTCGGCGCCTTCGCCACGTCGAGCTTCCAGCAACTCAGCACGCAACTGCACTGGGCCGGGTTCATCTTCGCCGCGATCATCGCCGTGTTCGTGCTCGTGATGTGGTTCGTCAAGCGCTGGCTGTCGAAGCGGGTGGCCGCGCAGCTCGCGGCCGACACTAAGCCCGACCCAAGCACGGTGCCCTAGGCTCGGCGCCATGTGCGGCAGATTTGTGGTGGCGCGCGCCACCGGCGAGCTCACCGCCGAGCTCGACATCGAACGGGTCAGCGACGACGCACCCGGTACCTCCTACAACGTGGCCCCGACCACGCGCATCCGAGTGGTCGTCGACGCGCCCGCCGACGAACCCGTACGCCGCCTCGAGGCCGCGAAGTGGGGGCTCGTGCCGAGCTGGGCGAAGGATGAATCGGTCGCGGTGCGCGCCTTCAACGCCCGCAGCGAGAC
The Gulosibacter sediminis genome window above contains:
- a CDS encoding DedA family protein, which codes for MLADLLNTVIETVQGMNLWLVAGIAFLGLLLETSLFVGFLVPGDATLLVTATSVTSFERWGLIVIAAVLGALAGESIGYALGRWLGPTLKRSWLGRRIGLENWAQAETLLAQRGGLAVFVSRFLPVLHSLVPVTAGMARMRYRKFMAWTLPACLLWAVAYVSVGAFATSSFQQLSTQLHWAGFIFAAIIAVFVLVMWFVKRWLSKRVAAQLAADTKPDPSTVP